Proteins from a genomic interval of Lathamus discolor isolate bLatDis1 chromosome 19, bLatDis1.hap1, whole genome shotgun sequence:
- the LOC136023689 gene encoding serine/threonine-protein kinase pim-1-like isoform X1 produces MARLWGCYAEGHNGGVWRAGKEKEPLEQLYRVGPLLGSGGFGSVYSGVRLSDSAPVAIKRVARDRISSWGELPNGTRVPMETAMLKKVGSGCSAIIHLLDWFELPDSFVLVLERPKPSQDLFDFITARRFLPEDLARGLFLQVLEDVRHCHSCGVVHRDIKDENIIINLSTGELKLIDFGSSTFLKDTAYTKFDECQHLIRWCLSLRASDRPSLEDIFNHTWLQALHLPQETADIHLHSLIQEPGK; encoded by the exons ATGGCTCGGCTGTGGGGGTGCTATGCCGAGGGCCATAACGGCGGCGTCTGGCGcgcagggaaggagaaggagccgCTGGAGCAGCTTTACCGCGTGGGACCGCTGCTGGGGAGCGGCGGCTTCGGGTCCGTGTACTCGGGGGTCCGCCTGTCCGACAGCGCCCCG GTGGCGATCAAACGCGTGGCTCGGGACCGCATCTCCTCGTGGGGCGAGCTG cccaaCGGCACTCGAGTACCGATGGAGACAGCCATGCTGAAGAAGGTGGGCTCTGGCTGCAGCGCCATCATCCACCTCCTGGACTGGTTTGAGCTGCCCGACAGCTTCGTGCTGGTGCTGGAGCGTCCAAAGCCGTCGCAGGATCTGTTTGACTTCATCACGGCGCGGAGGTTCCTGCCTGAGGACCTGGCGCGGGGGCTGTTCCTCCAGGTGCTGGAGGATGTACGACACTGCCACAGCTGCGGCGTCGTACACCGAGACATCAAGGATGAGAACATTATCATCAACCTGTCTACCGGAGAGCTCAAGCTCATCGACTTTGGCTCCAGCACCTTCCTTAAGGACACTGCCTACACCAAATTTGATG AGTGCCAGCACCTCATCCGGTGGTGTTTATCCCTGCGCGCTTCCGACAGACCATCCCTGGAAGACATTTTCAACCACACATGGCTGCAAGCCCTTCACCTGCCCCAGGAGACAGCCGACATCCACCTGCACAGCCTCATCCAGGAGCCTGGCAAGTGA
- the LOC136023689 gene encoding serine/threonine-protein kinase pim-1-like isoform X2 — MARLWGCYAEGHNGGVWRAGKEKEPLEQLYRVGPLLGSGGFGSVYSGVRLSDSAPVAIKRVARDRISSWGELPNGTRVPMETAMLKKVGSGCSAIIHLLDWFELPDSFVLVLERPKPSQDLFDFITARRFLPEDLARGLFLQVLEDVRHCHSCGVVHRDIKDENIIINLSTGELKLIDFGSSTFLKDTAYTKFDGTGVYSPPAWVRYHGCPAAIWSLGMLVSDMVCGDIPFECDKDIVSGSSSFGARSLSVECQHLIRWCLSLRASDRPSLEDIFNHTWLQALHLPQETADIHLHSLIQEPGK, encoded by the exons ATGGCTCGGCTGTGGGGGTGCTATGCCGAGGGCCATAACGGCGGCGTCTGGCGcgcagggaaggagaaggagccgCTGGAGCAGCTTTACCGCGTGGGACCGCTGCTGGGGAGCGGCGGCTTCGGGTCCGTGTACTCGGGGGTCCGCCTGTCCGACAGCGCCCCG GTGGCGATCAAACGCGTGGCTCGGGACCGCATCTCCTCGTGGGGCGAGCTG cccaaCGGCACTCGAGTACCGATGGAGACAGCCATGCTGAAGAAGGTGGGCTCTGGCTGCAGCGCCATCATCCACCTCCTGGACTGGTTTGAGCTGCCCGACAGCTTCGTGCTGGTGCTGGAGCGTCCAAAGCCGTCGCAGGATCTGTTTGACTTCATCACGGCGCGGAGGTTCCTGCCTGAGGACCTGGCGCGGGGGCTGTTCCTCCAGGTGCTGGAGGATGTACGACACTGCCACAGCTGCGGCGTCGTACACCGAGACATCAAGGATGAGAACATTATCATCAACCTGTCTACCGGAGAGCTCAAGCTCATCGACTTTGGCTCCAGCACCTTCCTTAAGGACACTGCCTACACCAAATTTGATG GAACAGGCGTGTACAGCCCGCCAGCCTGGGTCCGCTACCATGGCTGTCCAGCAGCCATCTGGTCGCTGGGTATGCTGGTTTCTGACATGGTCTGTGGGGACATCCCCTTTGAGTGCGACAAGGACATCGTCAGTGGGAGCTCTTCTTTTGGTGCCAGGTCTCTGTCAGTGG AGTGCCAGCACCTCATCCGGTGGTGTTTATCCCTGCGCGCTTCCGACAGACCATCCCTGGAAGACATTTTCAACCACACATGGCTGCAAGCCCTTCACCTGCCCCAGGAGACAGCCGACATCCACCTGCACAGCCTCATCCAGGAGCCTGGCAAGTGA